TTAGAGCCTCAACAAGAGTTAAAGCCCAAAAGGCTTTATTTTCTGGTTGAATTACCCAAATTACCCGAAGAGAATAAAAAAAGCCCGTTTAGGGCCCGTTCCGCGATCCAAATGAGCGCGAAGGAACGGCTCGAGACACTAATGCTAGCAAGGAGATCAGCGTCCGACTTGTCAATCATGAAGCCTACTAGTATGATGATGAGTACTCACGAGTACTCATCTAGTCATACAAATAACCCTACTTTAGGTATACTCAATAGTGGTGGGCCGGCTCAGGGCCGCCCTACGAGACTGAAGTTGAGGTTATCGAAAGTGGAGGTGGAGAAATTGATGATGGAGAGCAAAGATGAGAATGAGGTTGCTCATAAAATTATGAAACTTTGCATGAATAACAACAACGGTGGAAATGAACCTTTGATGGAACAACAAAGTCATAATAATGAAGGAATAGTTAAGAAAGGGGTTAAATCGCGAGAGGTATCATTCTCATCTTATTTATAATCACAcaaatatttatagttttcaaactcttatatccACTCAACcattatataaatttgaatcaAATCTTCATTTGATATTAGTCAAAGTTTACGCTTAGACAGTAATGATATAGTTGAAGATATTTACACAACATGAAAACAcgttaaatttaataaattatgtatatcgTGAAATAAGGTTTTACCGACTAGTTagataatattttcaagaataatTGTCTGCTAAATTATTCGAATTTACGTCATTTAAATTATTACATCAAATTCCTACTATCCACTATCGAAATTcgattaataatttaattgacGTAAATTGATTCAAACACCACTATCTAACCATTTATTAGAGctccaaatttttttgattaacCAAAACAACACCCAACTCATTCTTTCAACTTCAATTATTAATTCGTTATGCCTAAATTATtggttaattaactaattacagTTCGAATTAAGTAAGCATTTTTGGTAgtgtaacaacaataataattatttatacacCACACCTAAAATTCGAAACGTAACATATAATTATGGAAAACTTATGATGACTTAAATAAGTTTAAAGAGACAACGtaactaattaataattagtgtaactaattttgattttgtataatcttcttttggttaatttttttttttttttgggctaATGTAATGCAGAAACGTGTAGGGTTCTTGCCAATAACAGAAGGGGAGATCCAATTAGCAGAGGCAgcttcttaattaattaacaaaaatggtaattagaaaaaaaaaatattatatagctTTTCTATAGTGTAGTAAAGTTTTTAGCTACTTATTAGTACTAAAATTATGTATTGTTTGCAAATTTTCACTATACTTATTAGTACTAATAATGTATCTTGTAAATTAGTCAGGCTCATTTTGCTTTTTTTCGTTTATCGAGAGTCAGACTATATATGTGAATTTTAATTATagtattttattctaaaaaacGCGAGGTAATGATATAATTTCAAAGAAGTTCATTAGATATAAAAATCGAACAGAAGAGACCTAGCTTAAATAATTCGTTAAATTTTGTCAcatcaattatacatatattatatatctgaTGATTATTTTTCGTTTAAACGGGTGTTGACTAATACTAGATTAACTCCTTATCCCATTTAAATTTACTACACTATCTATATTTATAGATGAATTAGTATGACATTCACTATATACAAATTTTACATATACTTAAGAATAAAAAgtaattgttaattattattgttattcttttattctcccttttttttttaaaaaaaaaaactaattagggactaaaaaaaatttattccaaGGACCTTTATTGATAAGAAGAGAAGTATATTTGAACTTTCTTTAGACAACACATAAATTCATTATATAAAAATCGATTAAGAATCTGAAATTTATAAATCTTTGCAAGTTACAATAATCTCAAGCTAAAACAACTtaagtatataattaaatattaaaaacatttcataaatttcttaatatatatatatatatatatatatatatatatatatatatatatatttatttatttataaaaagttattaaatttacataaactaataaattaaatatcataaatccTCTCCCAAATCCAACTTTAGCAAAAGGTAACAAAATATTGGCTGCATGTACCGTTTgattaatcaatttttattttttaggtaCATGCAACTTGTTACTCGAATTAATACTTGAAAAGAAAGaactttaatttattgaaaagCAATTTGGATGGTTCTTCCATTTTGGAGAAAATTCAACTAAAAATTCAAGTTGTCACTATGAGTTTAATATTGAcaaaaaattaatcaagttGCTTGGATGTGTACCTAAAAAGAAGTTTTTGATTTCACTATAAAGATTAAAAGTTCTCTTTAAAATCGACtttcatattatatatgttaAGTATATTATATGTTCTCTTTAACAATATCTCAGTATAACTATAATATCTAAAAGATATCGTGTGGCGCCTAGAGTTAGCTGTAACAGGATCTCTAGAACTCACCATTCGCCCGAAAGCACAGTTGTTTTTAATACCAAAACGGACCTGTAACACCATTAGTCTGTTAGCGGTGTCTAAAATTCAATCTTTCTCGCtgaatttttgagttttatacCTACACTATCACTAAGTATTAATCGAAACACACCTCTAAGTATAAGTTGTTTCCTTTTCCTCCCTGAACAATAGTGATATTTCAGGCAGAAAAAAAGTGAACTAGTAGTTGAGACGTATTTCAATAAACATTTAATGATAGTTCAAGTAGGAAACTCATACACCTGATAATACAAGTaggaaattcaaaaaaaaatcaaaacagtCGAGATactttaggtgtgtttttgaccCTCGACTCTAATGCTAGACATGCTTTAGGCTCAACTTGCTTCCATTACCATAGTATAACATTCCATTGCTATGTTTCAGAAGGGAATATCAAGATTCATATAACCAAACTTTTTGGTTAATTCAATGAAGATGCCACAAACACAAGTTATTGACAAGCAACACAAAAAGCACACTTctccaaatatatatatgtatatattaaaatgtccTGTATCGTACACTAGTTTATACATCATCTTCGCAATAGATGTAATGAACTGGTAGTTCgagtaaaagaaaaacagatatgagtaaaagaaaaacagaTATCAATCTATGGCACACTCGAAAACTGAgtaaattagatatatatatatatatatatatgaactgtAAAGCAATGAGAATGGCTTTGTTCTCATGCTTGTTTTAAGTCGATCACACTGTAAAAGATAACGTGTAATATTCGTGGTCAGATCTGAATGAAAGGATAAATAACGAGAAGTACCTAAATGCGCGTGCTATGTTGCTGAGACTTTCTAATATGCTCCAACAGTGAAGTCGCCTTCCTCTTGGCCCTCTCCGTGCCACTCATTGTGAGCTGTGTAAGAGGTATAACAGCACCGAGCCTACAAAGGCAAGAAAGGTTCTCGGAATCTCTCTTGCACAACGAGAGTAAGATGGCAGCTGCATTCTCTTTACTACGAGATAGACCTGTCCTAAGAAGATCTATCAATACTGGGATTGTGCTAGTTTTTGCTATGGCCTCCTTAGCCTCTTGGTTGTTAGCTAGGACAGAAAGAATGGTCAAAGGTTCATCGACCATGCAGCTGCTTGAATCCGTTAGCATTTCCAGCAGCGCTGGTATAATCCCTGCACGAACAGCTCGACCCTTGTTTCCTTGATATATGCACAAATTAAACAATGCTGATGCAGCGTCTTTTTTTCCTCTGGTATTTCCTGTCAGAAGCAAATCTATGAGAGCTGGTATGGCTCCTGACGCGCCTATTAGTATTTTATTCTCGTTTCCAAGCGACAAACTAAAAATGGTTGCGGCTGCATTCTCTTTTGCCTCCGTGCTCCCCGCTCTGAGAACTTGAACGATAGAAGGAATGGCATCAGATAGCATTATAATCCTTTTGTTGTCATCGAATATAGAAAGGTTAAGAACGGCAGTGACTGCATTCTCTTGGATTTGCGTGTCTTCAGATGTCAACAACTTAACTAGGACTGGAATTGCTCCCGCTTCAGCAATCAAAATTCTGTTGTCTGTGCTTCTTTTGGAAAGTGAACGGATCTCGGCTACTGCAGCCCTGCAATCCTCCACGGACCTGCTTGAAAGCTTTCGGACAAGTACCTCCATAGCTCCTATTTCCCCAATAACATAGCGAAATGATCCATCACTTCTCTTTATTTTCCCATTTGCAAATACGGTTGGCTGTTGTATATTGTTCTTTGCACACCAATCGATAATTAGATTTCGCAGAGCATAGTTTGGGGTAAGCGTGAGATTGTGGAGCTGTTGCTGAGTTTTTGGGCATGTTGTGTGGCCGCCATCTATCCATTGTTGTATGTACGATCTCTCATAAGTCTGTAAGGTTACGAAACGAGTACATTGGAACAAATTCTGTAGAAGCTAAAAATTTCCTATCTAAGAAACAACCAAAGACATCCATAGACATGTTAAAGTAAAGAGTAATGGTCAAAAACACATCTAAAGTATCCGGTTGTTCGAGTTTTATACCTCAACTATCAGGTGTGCGAGTTTCCTACATGAACTTTCACTAACTATTTATCAACACACACCTCAACTATAAGTTGTTGCCTTTTTCTACATGAAATATCACCACCGTACCGTTAAGGTAGGATAAGGGAACAATGATAGTTGAGGTATGTCTTTGATAATAGTTGGTGATAGTTCAGATAAAAAATTCGCATACCGAATAATTCAGGTATGAAACTCGAAAAACCGAAACACTTTAGGCGTGTTTACTGTAATTGACCCTTCAATCTAAAGTAAATGGAGTTACACGCATATTACCTGCCCTGTGGCAGCCACAATAACAGGATCCCTCATGAGCTCAAGGGATATAGGGCAAATAAACTCTGTAGGAGTTACAGGACAGTTGGACTTTTTACTCTCCTCGTGACTCTTAAGCGGAGAGTCATCTTCCCCGAAAATCTCCGGATCACCAATACCAGACAATTTGGATGAATTTCCTATTCTTTCCGACTCCTGAAAAATCCGACTGCAATAACTTTGGTTTCGAACACTACCTCGAGGAACACGTCCAACTTTTGGCCTAACTTCATGATCAATATTgccaatattttctatatgTAAAGTTCCAATTCCACTATTTCCTGAATGGAGTAGATCAATCTCTTTATCCAGTGGTTGTGACGATGCTCGAGATAATAAGTTTGACTTCACAGGGCCACCATACTTTTCTGTGGCTCGTCTCAACTGTGCTCTGACCAATTCAACCTGGAAAAAGTAAGAAATATCAGAGGGGGAAATAGCAAAAGGACGAGCACAACAGGAAAAGATAAAAGGCAAAGCTCAACGCAAACCTGCTCTTGTACTTCTTCTGATATGTCAAAATGATCATATGGGAAGTTACCAAGGGCTTTCTCCAATTTCCATGTAACACATTGAAACCGGAAGTTTATTTTCTTCACT
This DNA window, taken from Solanum lycopersicum chromosome 5, SLM_r2.1, encodes the following:
- the LOC101251168 gene encoding uncharacterized protein At1g66480-like, which encodes MGNIILGRKKSTKVMKIDGQTMKFKTPVYANEVLKNYPSMVLLESEEVKHFGVRAKPLEPQQELKPKRLYFLVELPKLPEENKKSPFRARSAIQMSAKERLETLMLARRSASDLSIMKPTSMMMSTHEYSSSHTNNPTLGILNSGGPAQGRPTRLKLRLSKVEVEKLMMESKDENEVAHKIMKLCMNNNNGGNEPLMEQQSHNNEGIVKKGVKSREKRVGFLPITEGEIQLAEAAS
- the LOC101256774 gene encoding U-box domain-containing protein 11, producing the protein MAGGEATAVAGDHPIATLLRLLHEVSQISIAGFYGKFKKDCTDLARRVTLLAHLFDELKDTNTLLGSSSSSFNSCFSDLSVALQAAKQLLLAANELDPKIHSDVAVKKINFRFQCVTWKLEKALGNFPYDHFDISEEVQEQVELVRAQLRRATEKYGGPVKSNLLSRASSQPLDKEIDLLHSGNSGIGTLHIENIGNIDHEVRPKVGRVPRGSVRNQSYCSRIFQESERIGNSSKLSGIGDPEIFGEDDSPLKSHEESKKSNCPVTPTEFICPISLELMRDPVIVAATGQTYERSYIQQWIDGGHTTCPKTQQQLHNLTLTPNYALRNLIIDWCAKNNIQQPTVFANGKIKRSDGSFRYVIGEIGAMEVLVRKLSSRSVEDCRAAVAEIRSLSKRSTDNRILIAEAGAIPVLVKLLTSEDTQIQENAVTAVLNLSIFDDNKRIIMLSDAIPSIVQVLRAGSTEAKENAAATIFSLSLGNENKILIGASGAIPALIDLLLTGNTRGKKDAASALFNLCIYQGNKGRAVRAGIIPALLEMLTDSSSCMVDEPLTILSVLANNQEAKEAIAKTSTIPVLIDLLRTGLSRSKENAAAILLSLCKRDSENLSCLCRLGAVIPLTQLTMSGTERAKRKATSLLEHIRKSQQHSTRI